In Lodderomyces elongisporus chromosome 1, complete sequence, the DNA window CCTTGGGAACTCCACTAGATTGGCACGAATCTAAAAAATACAATGAGCATGTACGCGACAATGGAATCACACAGCTCATAAACATCTTTAAGCAACATTACAACCGCGAGAATGACGAGTTTCTTTGGGGAGACGAAGTTGAATATATGTTGGTGGATGTTGATCAAGAACATCACACTGCGAAGTTGGCCATCGATAAGGATTACATATTGGACGATTTAAATGATGCGAAAAAGGGTTTACCAAAtgcccaaaaaaataatgtgTCTTTCCACCCGGAGTATGGACGATATATGATTGAAGGAACACCGCTTAGACCATACGATGGGAATAAATTAGAGGATTACGTTTACGTTGAAGAGAATATGGtcaagagaagaaaaattagCTCTGAAGAATTACCGAAAAATATCAAGCCCTTAACGTTGACAAGTTTTCCAAGAATGGGATGTCCCAATTTCACATCACCTTCAGCAAAAGCTATAGGACCAGCATCACAATCGTTGTTTTTACCTGACGAAATCATTAACCGCCATGCTAGATTCCCCACCTTGACTGCGAACAttagaaagagaaaaggcCACAAAGTGGCAATCAATCTACCAATATTCCCTGATAAACACACCAAGTTATTGGATGACTCGATTCCTGCAAATAGACAATTATTCAAGAGCGATCAGGAGCCATTTCTTGGTGCATCAAAACCAGGGTATGTATACATGGATTCCATGGGGTTTGGAATGGGATCCAGTTGTTTGCAAATCACTATGCAAGCAGCCAATATCAACGAGGCACGCTACTTGTATGATTCATTGGTACCAATTGCACCTATATTGTTGAGTCTTACTGCAGCAGCCCCCATCTTCAAAGGTTATTTGGTTGATCAGGATGTAAGGTGGAATGTTATTTGTGGTGCCGTTGATGATCGAACATTTATTGAAAAGGGTGAGGAGCCGTACAAGGGCCATCATTTATTTGGCGGACTTGATATAGATAAGGATGAGAAATTGAGTATCAACCAGCATGGTGTGAGCAACACAGGTAATTTGCATAATCTTTTTACAAAAGACGGTAAGCCAATCCAGCGAGTACCAAAATCAAGGTATGATTCTGTTGATAACTACCTTGGAGACGGCGGGTATGACACCAAGTATTTCAAGGAGGAGTATAACGACACCAATGCCCCaatcaattgcaaaatataCGATCGTTTGCTACAAGATAAGCTGGGTCAATTTGACAAATATTTGGCAAATCATTTTGCGCATTTGTTCATACGTGACCCATTGGTTATTTTTAGCGAGAGGTTGCATCAAGACAATGAGTTGAGTAATGatcattttgaaaatttgcAAAGTACAAACTGGCAAACAATTAGATTTAAGCCGCCAG includes these proteins:
- the GCS1_1 gene encoding Zn finger-containing GTPase- Activating Protein for ARF (BUSCO:EOG09261DGU), which gives rise to MGLLSLGTPLDWHESKKYNEHVRDNGITQLINIFKQHYNRENDEFLWGDEVEYMLVDVDQEHHTAKLAIDKDYILDDLNDAKKGLPNAQKNNVSFHPEYGRYMIEGTPLRPYDGNKLEDYVYVEENMVKRRKISSEELPKNIKPLTLTSFPRMGCPNFTSPSAKAIGPASQSLFLPDEIINRHARFPTLTANIRKRKGHKVAINLPIFPDKHTKLLDDSIPANRQLFKSDQEPFLGASKPGYVYMDSMGFGMGSSCLQITMQAANINEARYLYDSLVPIAPILLSLTAAAPIFKGYLVDQDVRWNVICGAVDDRTFIEKGEEPYKGHHLFGGLDIDKDEKLSINQHGVSNTGNLHNLFTKDGKPIQRVPKSRYDSVDNYLGDGGYDTKYFKEEYNDTNAPINCKIYDRLLQDKSGQFDKYLANHFAHLFIRDPLVIFSERLHQDNELSNDHFENLQSTNWQTIRFKPPALYERTPNGTIDFTNRPGWRVEFRPMEIQITDFENAAYSTFISLLSKAIIKFKPNLYTPLSKVELDMKLAHHVDSVLNEKFWFKSLDSWGLNYRDFIGYDFSWFDRYLSEGNDVLLDNGAVYLNGYNSSSSLAVLNGEAPHSLSSASSASSSSCCSSSPASSSSTSATSTSPSSRENGLINGSLASKEAKETHEAKILNDAETKGCNGKTVEEINDVDDYGFNQRYSINDIINGDGKHPGLIRLVIKLIATELVPKESEHCQNSKCASALIQLKHYLLLISQRASGQIPTAAHWIRDQVLKNADYKQDSKVSDKINFDIVNAVDKLTNLENRDLVLDFFGEVVGEYLLSRNQVGTK